The Changchengzhania lutea genomic sequence AATAAAGGCGATAAATTTAAAAACTTGCAGCAGGCCTTAGAGGTCTTGCATCAAGATGTGGGTACTATAACCTCGATTTCGAGAGTGTATAAAGCCCCCGCAGTCGGATTTAAGGGCGATGATTTTTATAACGCCTGTATTCGTATTGAAAGTCATTTAGAGCCTGAGCAGCTTTTAAAAACACTTTTGGACATCGAAATTAAAATGGGACGCACCCGAACATACCATAATACCTATGAGGCTAGAACCATTGATTTGGATATACTTTTAGCTGAAGATACCATTATAGATACAGCACCCCTTCAAATTCCGCATCCTGAAATGCATAAGCGTAGGTTTGTGTTGCAGCCGCTACAGGATATTGCGCCCAAAGTGGAGCACCCCGTATTAAAGCAGGACATGGTGGCATTGTTAGAAAATTGTAATGATTCTTCGGTTTTAGAACCTTTAAATATTTGGCTAAAAAACCCAAGTAAGTCCTGCGATTTTTCTAAATACAGTTACATCGCCATTGAGGGGAATATTGGTGCTGGAAAAACCAGTTTAGCTACAAAAATTGCGCATGACTTTAATGCCAAACTCATTTTAGAACGCTTTGCAGACAATCCGTTTTTGCCTAAGTTTTATGAGGATGCCCAACGGTATGCGTTTCCATTGGAAATGTCGTTTTTGGCAGATCGTTATCAACAAATTTCGGATGATTTAGCACAATTGGATTTGTTTAAAGACTTTATTGTAAGCGATTATGATGTGTTTAAATCGCTTATTTTTTCTAAAGTCACCTTGTCTGCTGATGAGTTTAATTTGTACCGCAAGTTATTTTACCAAATGTATAAAGATTTGCGTACTCCAGATTTATATGTATATCTCTACCAAAATACCACAAAACTTCAAGAAAATATAAAAAAACGTGGGCGCGATTACGAACAAAATATTGCCGATGAGTATTTAGAAAAAATAAATACAGGGTATTTAGGGTTTTTAAAAACCCAAACTGATTTTAACGTCAAAATTATTGATATCTCTGACAGGGATTTTGTAGATAATCGCGCAGATTATTTATGGGTTTTGGGAGAGATTTGTGGGGAGTGATTTTTGGGTTGTGCTTATCGTTTATGTATATCTTGAATAGTGCGGTTTTGTGTGCGAGGATTTTCCGAAGGAAAATCGGATGCAAGCAAACAAAGCAACTTACATTGGTTAGGCTAAAACTAGCAATTTTTTATATACTGTTTTGGCTTTTAGTGCTTTTACCTTTTAATAATTCATTTTAAATTCCCAATTTATATATCTAATTCAAATTGAAACTGGTTTGATATTCTTTTCTAAGAATTTAATATTTGTGTATATTTCCTTTGATAGAAAAAAATCATAAATAAGCCTATTTTTCAATATGTTTTTTTTATATCTTATTTATTGTAAATGTAAGTATATGTTCTTGTATTATTATTAATGTCTGTATAAGTTGATTTAATTAAAAAGTCATC encodes the following:
- the folK gene encoding 2-amino-4-hydroxy-6-hydroxymethyldihydropteridine diphosphokinase; protein product: MMHPKIFHIALGSNKGDKFKNLQQALEVLHQDVGTITSISRVYKAPAVGFKGDDFYNACIRIESHLEPEQLLKTLLDIEIKMGRTRTYHNTYEARTIDLDILLAEDTIIDTAPLQIPHPEMHKRRFVLQPLQDIAPKVEHPVLKQDMVALLENCNDSSVLEPLNIWLKNPSKSCDFSKYSYIAIEGNIGAGKTSLATKIAHDFNAKLILERFADNPFLPKFYEDAQRYAFPLEMSFLADRYQQISDDLAQLDLFKDFIVSDYDVFKSLIFSKVTLSADEFNLYRKLFYQMYKDLRTPDLYVYLYQNTTKLQENIKKRGRDYEQNIADEYLEKINTGYLGFLKTQTDFNVKIIDISDRDFVDNRADYLWVLGEICGE